In a genomic window of Dyadobacter fermentans DSM 18053:
- a CDS encoding SusC/RagA family TonB-linked outer membrane protein has translation MIKHLFRLFLLTGLVFTGFDRALAQDAITGVVKDESGQGLPGATVVEKGSAKYALTDIDGKFSIPPAKEFPFTLQISITGFQQQEIEIYEQPAEAVEVVLKTANLLDEVVVVGYGEQKRKDITGSVASVPIEIKSQPVASVERLLQGSVAGAVVTQTSGQPGGGVSVQIRGNNSITAGSDPLYVIDGFPINNDYNLTDAGVTNGSKINPLSSINTADIENIDVLKDASATAIYGSRGANGVVIITTKSGSKNKSSINYDAFYGSQKVLRTLPLLNAAQWWQLRKDAAGNSGKTASVPTIAGYSLDTTGVGTDWQDAAFRSASIQSHNLSILSGSDKTKLAISGNYFKQNGILQNTDFRRFSARINLDHQYSDRLRIFTSLNASNTKANVAPAAIVANLLLTPPALPIYQNDGSFVVNSPFESALQNPINSLYNQLNETITNRFLGNVSGEYTLAEGLKAKVLIGADIVGNKQNRYLPSTTSEGQALSGNAIVGSIFTTNWLNENTISYDKEINEKNKINAVAGFTAQVSQTKGAIAEAAGFATDDFEYNNLATGITNIAPRSLADKWALASYLGRINYIFDERYLFTFTVRADGSSKFGSGNKWGYFPSAAIGWNVNEEKFFQRFKKISLLKLRLSAGQTGNQSIPSYQSLSQLSYFRYNFSNTTVSGFAPNTVPNPNLGWEKTFQTDFGVDLGLFKNRINIIADYYYKKTTDLLLTRTVPGTSGLSDFYNGQASVVYQNIGAVSNQGIELYVNSRNLEGAFKWNTIFIVSKNTNKILSLGDGVDQIIPVISAPSIAKVGYPLGSFIVYQTDGIIQEGDAPLTPQQNKSPGGQKYKDINRDGVITQAGDRVVVKNQPALTGGITNTFNYKGFDLTIFFQASLGGKLYNANRANLELGTGYVNASTVVLDRWTPTNTNTDVKAAYQDPAITISDRFIEDATYYRLKNLSLGYNFPKELLSKLHIENLRIYVSAQNPKTWTKYTGFDPEVSLNGQSLINKGVDQGVYPNNKSYQAGLSLTF, from the coding sequence ATGATCAAACATCTATTCCGCCTGTTCTTGCTGACGGGCTTGGTATTCACAGGCTTTGACCGTGCTCTGGCGCAGGACGCCATTACCGGTGTGGTTAAGGACGAATCCGGGCAGGGATTGCCCGGCGCAACGGTGGTCGAAAAAGGCTCTGCCAAATATGCCCTGACAGACATCGACGGCAAATTCAGCATTCCGCCGGCCAAGGAGTTTCCATTTACATTGCAAATCAGCATTACCGGTTTCCAGCAGCAGGAAATCGAGATTTACGAACAACCCGCCGAGGCGGTGGAAGTGGTGCTTAAGACCGCTAACCTGCTCGACGAGGTGGTGGTAGTGGGCTACGGAGAGCAAAAGCGGAAGGACATTACCGGTTCGGTGGCTTCGGTTCCGATTGAAATTAAAAGCCAGCCGGTTGCATCGGTAGAGCGGCTGTTACAGGGCTCCGTGGCGGGCGCGGTGGTGACGCAAACGTCCGGGCAGCCGGGCGGAGGCGTGAGCGTGCAGATACGCGGTAACAACTCGATCACCGCGGGAAGCGATCCATTGTATGTCATAGACGGCTTTCCCATTAACAACGACTACAACCTCACCGACGCCGGTGTTACGAACGGTTCGAAGATCAACCCGCTTTCTTCCATTAACACGGCGGATATCGAAAACATCGACGTGCTGAAAGATGCTTCTGCCACAGCGATTTACGGTTCGCGCGGGGCGAACGGGGTCGTGATTATCACCACCAAAAGCGGGAGCAAAAACAAATCGTCTATCAATTATGACGCCTTTTACGGTTCGCAAAAAGTACTGCGCACGTTGCCATTGCTCAATGCCGCACAATGGTGGCAGCTGCGCAAGGACGCGGCGGGCAACTCAGGGAAAACGGCCTCTGTGCCTACTATCGCGGGTTATTCGCTCGATACCACCGGCGTGGGTACCGACTGGCAGGATGCCGCTTTCCGTAGCGCGTCCATTCAGAGCCACAACCTTTCGATTCTCTCGGGATCGGACAAAACGAAGCTTGCGATTTCGGGTAACTATTTCAAACAGAATGGTATCCTGCAAAATACGGACTTCCGCCGTTTCTCGGCGAGGATCAATCTGGACCACCAGTACAGCGATCGCCTGCGCATTTTCACAAGCCTGAATGCGAGCAACACCAAGGCAAATGTGGCGCCGGCCGCCATCGTGGCCAACCTGCTGCTGACGCCGCCCGCATTGCCCATTTACCAGAATGACGGCTCATTTGTCGTGAACAGCCCATTCGAATCGGCTTTGCAAAACCCCATTAACTCGCTTTATAACCAGCTGAACGAGACGATTACCAACCGGTTTTTGGGCAATGTTTCGGGTGAATATACCCTTGCGGAGGGCCTGAAAGCGAAAGTGCTGATCGGTGCAGACATTGTGGGCAACAAGCAGAACCGTTACCTGCCTAGTACTACGTCGGAAGGTCAGGCGCTGAGCGGTAATGCGATTGTAGGGTCGATTTTTACGACCAACTGGCTGAACGAGAATACGATAAGCTACGACAAGGAGATTAACGAGAAGAACAAAATCAATGCGGTAGCGGGTTTTACGGCACAGGTTTCCCAAACCAAAGGGGCCATTGCGGAAGCGGCCGGCTTCGCGACAGACGATTTTGAATATAACAACCTGGCAACAGGTATTACCAACATCGCACCCCGCTCGCTGGCCGATAAATGGGCCCTGGCGTCGTATCTGGGCCGGATCAACTACATTTTCGACGAGCGCTACCTGTTCACATTCACCGTGCGTGCGGATGGTTCGTCGAAATTTGGTAGCGGCAACAAATGGGGTTATTTCCCGTCGGCGGCGATCGGCTGGAATGTGAATGAGGAAAAATTCTTCCAGCGGTTCAAAAAGATCAGCCTGCTGAAACTGCGACTCAGCGCCGGACAGACTGGTAATCAGAGCATTCCGTCGTACCAGTCGCTGTCGCAGCTCAGCTATTTCCGTTACAACTTCTCGAATACGACCGTCTCCGGCTTTGCGCCCAATACGGTGCCGAACCCGAACCTCGGCTGGGAAAAAACATTCCAGACAGACTTTGGAGTGGACCTGGGTTTATTTAAAAACCGCATCAACATTATCGCCGACTATTACTACAAGAAAACGACCGATTTGCTGCTAACACGCACCGTTCCAGGTACTTCCGGGCTTTCGGATTTCTATAATGGCCAGGCGTCCGTGGTGTATCAGAACATTGGAGCAGTGTCGAATCAGGGTATTGAGTTATATGTCAATTCAAGGAACCTGGAAGGTGCTTTCAAATGGAACACGATTTTTATTGTTTCAAAAAACACCAACAAAATCCTGAGCCTGGGCGACGGTGTGGACCAGATCATTCCGGTCATTTCCGCGCCATCCATTGCGAAAGTGGGCTATCCGCTGGGTTCATTCATCGTGTACCAAACCGACGGAATCATTCAGGAAGGTGATGCGCCGCTGACGCCGCAGCAAAACAAAAGCCCGGGCGGCCAGAAGTACAAGGACATTAACCGTGACGGCGTGATTACCCAGGCAGGCGACCGGGTGGTAGTGAAAAACCAGCCGGCATTAACAGGCGGTATCACCAACACATTCAATTACAAGGGATTTGACCTCACGATTTTCTTCCAGGCATCGCTTGGCGGCAAGCTCTACAATGCGAACCGCGCCAACCTTGAACTCGGAACAGGCTACGTGAATGCTTCCACCGTGGTACTCGACCGCTGGACGCCGACCAACACGAACACCGACGTGAAGGCAGCCTACCAGGACCCCGCGATCACGATTTCCGACCGGTTTATCGAAGACGCGACTTACTATCGCCTGAAAAACCTCTCGCTGGGCTACAACTTCCCGAAAGAGCTGTTGTCGAAACTGCACATTGAAAACCTCCGCATTTACGTATCGGCGCAAAACCCGAAAACCTGGACAAAATACACCGGTTTCGATCCCGAAGTGAGCCTGAACGGGCAGTCGCTGATCAACAAGGGCGTGGATCAGGGCGTGTATCCGAACAACAAATCGTACCAGGCAGGTCTGTCCCTCACATTCTGA
- a CDS encoding response regulator produces the protein MMATSKIISVLYVDDEIHNLNSFKATFRKEFNVLVAGSAIEALRILDENLVHIVISDQRMPDVTGVEFLREVLLRCPDASRVLLTGFTEVSAISEALSKGEVHYRMEKPWDEDQIRDAINGSYEIFLLRKCGARLPL, from the coding sequence ATGATGGCTACTTCGAAAATAATTTCGGTTCTTTATGTTGACGACGAAATTCACAACCTCAATTCGTTTAAGGCAACATTCCGAAAAGAATTTAATGTACTCGTTGCAGGATCTGCTATTGAAGCACTCAGAATATTGGATGAGAATTTAGTACATATAGTGATCAGCGACCAGCGAATGCCTGACGTCACTGGCGTGGAGTTTTTAAGAGAAGTTTTGCTTCGATGTCCGGATGCATCGCGGGTACTGTTGACAGGATTCACGGAAGTTAGTGCCATTAGTGAAGCGCTAAGCAAAGGCGAAGTGCATTACCGGATGGAAAAGCCGTGGGATGAAGATCAGATCCGCGACGCAATTAACGGTTCTTATGAAATATTCTTGTTGAGAAAGTGCGGTGCAAGGCTTCCGTTGTAG
- a CDS encoding PAS domain-containing hybrid sensor histidine kinase/response regulator, translating to MPSKFSAESLDMVISGINAGIWDWDFNTGKQVWSDRFFELLGYQPGEIPTGYESFTQKLVHPEDKSIVADAIREQLENNVPYLVHVRLKTKNNDYRYFECRGNVRFENGKPERMVGSVSDIHDNMMQKEQPGKLDGVLQDLTQRKLVEEKLSVIFQYSTDAHLLLDESGITDCNEAAVKMLKCKNKSELLSIHPARFSPEFQPDGRRSSEKSIEMDRLAYENGYNRFEWVHKRMDGEEFPVEVTLNPVMISSKKVLLVVWHDITHRKRAEELIRRNEAMLAESQQLTHSGSWEADLITGQNYWSDEAFRIFGLEPGSAGPETELFSKMIHPDDMLLYKSHIRDAINELKPASFHLRIVLPDGRVKFIHAIGKPLIDSGGRVTKLYGAIMDIDEQKKAEQELIKAKEQAEMAAVAKSQFLSTMSHEIRTPMNAVIGFTHLLLQQDPKPEQMEYLNILKFSAENLLVLINDILDFSKIEAGKIEFEEVDFNVLALLENIRSGVLQKANEKGIMLKLKVSNDVNIMVVGDPTRLGQILTNLVSNAVKFTESGKVTISAAVSARADKHVTIDFRVEDTGIGIPPEKLENIFDSFTQATSDTTRKYGGSGLGLTITKRLLELQKSNIHVDSEQGNGSAFYFSLSFPISEKHLTELANGAPANHFDLQGMKLLIVEDNNINVLLMKNFMKQWNVQYDLAENGRVALEKVQANDYDLVLMDLQMPEMDGYEATHHIRHLPGEKYRQLPIIALTASAMMDIKDIAFTVGMNDYISKPFSPAELYAKIASYRNR from the coding sequence ATGCCATCCAAGTTCTCTGCCGAATCGCTCGATATGGTCATTTCCGGGATCAACGCCGGGATATGGGACTGGGATTTCAACACGGGCAAACAAGTGTGGTCCGACCGGTTTTTCGAACTTCTGGGCTACCAGCCGGGCGAAATTCCGACTGGCTATGAATCATTTACGCAAAAACTGGTACATCCAGAAGACAAAAGTATCGTCGCCGATGCCATACGCGAACAGCTCGAAAACAATGTACCGTATCTGGTACATGTAAGACTAAAAACCAAAAATAACGATTACCGCTATTTCGAATGCCGTGGAAATGTGCGGTTTGAAAACGGCAAACCCGAACGAATGGTGGGTTCTGTCAGCGATATTCATGACAATATGATGCAAAAAGAACAACCCGGCAAACTCGATGGCGTTTTGCAGGACCTCACCCAGCGAAAACTGGTGGAAGAAAAACTCAGTGTAATCTTTCAATATTCCACCGATGCGCATTTACTATTGGACGAAAGCGGGATTACGGATTGCAACGAGGCGGCCGTCAAAATGCTGAAATGCAAAAATAAAAGTGAATTGCTTTCTATTCATCCGGCGCGGTTTTCGCCCGAATTCCAGCCTGATGGCCGGCGTTCCTCCGAAAAATCCATTGAAATGGACCGGCTCGCCTATGAAAACGGATACAATCGTTTTGAATGGGTCCATAAGCGAATGGATGGCGAGGAATTCCCCGTTGAAGTGACCCTGAATCCGGTCATGATCAGCAGCAAAAAGGTGCTCCTGGTTGTCTGGCACGACATTACGCACCGCAAAAGGGCCGAGGAACTGATCCGTCGGAACGAAGCCATGCTCGCCGAGTCCCAGCAGCTCACGCACAGCGGCAGTTGGGAGGCCGATCTCATTACGGGCCAGAATTATTGGTCGGACGAAGCATTCCGCATTTTCGGCCTTGAACCCGGGAGCGCCGGGCCGGAAACCGAGCTTTTCTCTAAAATGATCCATCCCGACGATATGCTTCTTTACAAATCGCATATCCGCGACGCGATCAATGAACTGAAACCGGCCAGTTTCCATCTGCGGATCGTTTTACCCGATGGCCGCGTAAAATTCATCCATGCGATCGGCAAGCCGCTGATCGATTCCGGTGGCAGGGTGACGAAGCTTTACGGCGCCATTATGGACATCGACGAGCAGAAAAAAGCCGAGCAGGAGCTGATCAAAGCAAAGGAACAGGCTGAAATGGCCGCCGTTGCCAAGTCACAATTCCTTTCGACGATGAGCCACGAGATCCGAACGCCCATGAACGCGGTGATTGGTTTTACCCATTTGCTTTTGCAGCAAGACCCCAAACCTGAGCAAATGGAGTATCTGAACATTCTAAAATTCTCGGCAGAAAACCTCCTGGTACTGATCAACGACATTCTGGATTTCAGCAAGATCGAAGCCGGCAAAATTGAGTTTGAGGAAGTTGATTTCAATGTACTCGCGTTGCTTGAAAACATCCGTTCGGGTGTGCTGCAAAAGGCCAACGAAAAGGGCATTATGTTGAAACTGAAAGTGAGTAATGATGTCAATATCATGGTGGTGGGCGACCCTACGCGGCTGGGACAAATACTGACGAATCTGGTCAGCAATGCGGTAAAATTCACTGAAAGCGGCAAAGTCACCATTTCCGCAGCGGTATCGGCACGTGCGGATAAACATGTCACGATCGACTTTCGTGTAGAGGATACCGGTATCGGCATCCCGCCCGAAAAACTGGAAAACATCTTCGACAGTTTTACGCAGGCCACATCCGACACAACCCGGAAATACGGCGGCTCCGGGCTGGGTCTGACGATCACTAAACGCCTACTGGAACTTCAAAAAAGCAACATCCACGTCGACAGCGAGCAGGGCAACGGCTCTGCGTTCTATTTCAGCCTGTCATTCCCGATCAGCGAAAAGCACCTCACCGAACTCGCCAACGGAGCACCCGCCAATCATTTCGACTTGCAGGGCATGAAACTGCTCATCGTGGAAGACAATAATATAAATGTCTTGCTGATGAAAAATTTCATGAAGCAATGGAATGTACAATATGACCTCGCCGAAAACGGCCGCGTAGCACTCGAAAAAGTACAGGCAAACGACTACGATCTCGTTCTGATGGACCTTCAAATGCCCGAAATGGACGGTTACGAAGCGACTCACCATATCCGCCATCTTCCGGGCGAGAAATACAGGCAATTACCCATTATCGCACTCACGGCTTCGGCCATGATGGATATTAAGGACATCGCGTTCACCGTCGGCATGAACGATTACATCAGCAAGCCGTTCAGCCCGGCCGAGTTGTATGCCAAAATCGCCTCTTACCGAAACAGGTAA